In a genomic window of Deltaproteobacteria bacterium:
- a CDS encoding AAA family ATPase, with product MSDVVARDKKIKISRDFATASSGPAPSPSCNLKRSLSCCGGRGYQVGTQGPLAHASICSCVAACPACLGRARLVEGNHSRPCHTPMPNVVANLINAGMIPARYAGAEVEKFRNFSGNGQQVVAELRSWRSRFAPGDVLSGGAGKGFIIEGPVGVGKTYLLAALAKDFAEKGWSVRFTDFFQLLGELKAGFSQGKADAAQLAPLIDVDVLFIDELGKGRNNDFELTILDQLVCGRYNQNKPIIASTNYKLRGRNFEVHGNLDDAPTSSSTAFAGDRFTNLEQRIGVRIFSRLAEMCSFVELRGDDYRREELRRGGAY from the coding sequence ATGAGTGACGTAGTGGCTCGTGACAAGAAAATTAAGATCAGCCGCGATTTTGCGACCGCGAGCTCGGGCCCAGCGCCGTCGCCGTCATGCAATCTGAAGCGATCGCTCAGCTGCTGCGGTGGTCGAGGCTACCAGGTCGGTACTCAGGGGCCTTTGGCCCATGCCAGCATATGCAGCTGTGTGGCGGCATGCCCGGCTTGCCTTGGTCGGGCCCGTTTGGTCGAGGGCAACCATTCAAGGCCGTGCCATACGCCCATGCCTAATGTAGTGGCCAATCTGATTAATGCCGGTATGATTCCCGCCCGCTACGCCGGTGCTGAGGTGGAAAAGTTCCGTAATTTCAGCGGCAACGGTCAGCAAGTGGTGGCTGAACTCAGATCGTGGCGCAGCCGTTTTGCGCCTGGAGACGTGCTGTCTGGTGGCGCCGGTAAGGGTTTCATCATCGAGGGTCCGGTTGGCGTGGGTAAGACCTATCTGCTTGCGGCGTTGGCCAAGGATTTTGCCGAGAAGGGGTGGAGCGTTCGATTTACCGACTTCTTCCAGCTACTCGGTGAATTAAAGGCAGGATTCTCGCAAGGCAAGGCGGATGCTGCTCAGCTCGCACCGCTTATCGATGTCGACGTGCTGTTTATCGACGAATTGGGTAAGGGTCGCAATAACGACTTCGAGCTCACCATCCTCGATCAGCTGGTCTGTGGGCGCTACAACCAAAATAAGCCGATCATTGCATCGACTAACTACAAACTGCGCGGGCGCAATTTTGAAGTGCATGGCAACCTTGACGATGCACCGACCAGCAGCTCTACGGCCTTTGCTGGTGATAGGTTTACCAACTTAGAGCAGCGGATTGGTGTGCGTATATTTTCGCGCTTGGCCGAGATGTGTAGCTTTGTCGAGCTGCGCGGCGACGACTACAGACGTGAAGAGTTGCGACGCGGAGGCGCCTACTAA
- a CDS encoding aminoacyl-tRNA hydrolase — protein MLVVVNIRIPESEFEFGYARGSGPGGQNVNKVNSKVVLTWNCQTSPSLTPAVKKRFLERYASRLRSDGAVVISSDRFRDQKRNADDCRDKLAAMIEEVRLAPIERRPTKPTRGSKERRLQTKSRDKAKKESRRKVDY, from the coding sequence ATGTTGGTGGTTGTTAATATCCGTATCCCCGAGAGTGAATTTGAATTCGGGTACGCGCGTGGCTCGGGACCTGGCGGCCAAAACGTCAACAAGGTCAATAGTAAGGTCGTCTTGACGTGGAACTGCCAGACCTCCCCTTCCCTCACGCCTGCGGTCAAAAAGCGTTTCCTCGAACGCTACGCCAGTCGGCTCCGTAGTGACGGGGCCGTGGTCATTAGTAGTGATCGTTTTCGCGATCAAAAACGTAACGCTGATGATTGCCGGGACAAGTTGGCGGCGATGATCGAAGAGGTCCGCCTTGCTCCCATCGAGCGGCGTCCTACCAAGCCTACGCGTGGTAGTAAGGAGCGCCGGCTCCAGACCAAAAGTCGCGACAAAGCCAAGAAGGAGTCGCGGCGTAAAGTCGACTACTGA